From the Peromyscus leucopus breed LL Stock chromosome 8b, UCI_PerLeu_2.1, whole genome shotgun sequence genome, one window contains:
- the Mks1 gene encoding Meckel syndrome type 1 protein isoform X4, protein MAEAVWSTDTGEAVYRSRDPVRNLRLRVHLQRVTPSNFLHYQPAAQMGKDLIDLATFRPPQVASGHRPDEEEEEEAVIGWQEKLFSQFEVDLYQNESACQSPLDHQYRQEILKLENSGGRKNRRIFTYTDSDRYTDLEEYCQKITSAASETPSFLVERMANVRRRRQDRRGMEGSKLKSRIITWEPSEDFIRNNHAINTPLQTMYIMADLGPYGKLGYKTYEHVLCILKVDSNGVITVKPDFTGIKGPYRIETEGEKQEHTSAWKYTVDNVSSLAQPEEEEREQRVFKDLYGRHKEYLSSLVGTDFEMTAPGALRLFVNGEVVSAQGYEYDNLYIHFFVELPETNWSSPSFPQFSGVTQTCATKSVGMDKVAYFSYPFTFEAFFLHEDESADARPEWPVLYCKVLSLDFWQRYRVEGYGAVVLPATPGSHTLTISTWRPMELGLVAELRRFFIGGSLELEDPSYVRIPGTFKGFHGIELPPETDAERVGPPGRVQPAEFHAQCARSLPPSPAPHAGGPGEPPPGPREPLRNTGLALCSPGLWNKRRGEGCLHPVLSHVVLLFRDHIGLPNWIF, encoded by the exons ATGGCGGAAGCGGTCTGGAGCACTGACACCGGCGAGGCCGTATATCGCTCCCGGGACCCCGTGCGCAACCTGCGCCTCCG AGTTCATCTGCAAAGAGTCACACCAAGCAACTTCCTTCATTACCAGCCTGCTGCTCAGATGGGGAAGGACCTCATAGACTTGGCCACTTTTAGGCCTCCTCAAGTTGCTA GTGGACACCGCcctgatgaggaagaggaggaagaggctgtgaTTGGGTGGCAGGAGAAACTCTTCAGCCAG TTTGAAGTAGATCTGTACCAAAATGAGTCTGCGTGTCAGAGTCCATTGGATCATCAGTACCGCCAAGAGATCCTGAAGCTGGAGAATTCGGGCGGCAGGAAAAACCGGAGGATCTTCACCTACACTGACTCTGATAGATACACCGACTTGGAAGAG TACTGTCAGAAAATAACCTCTGCGGCCAGCGAGACGCCATCATTTCTGGTTGAACGGATGGCCAACGTCAGGCGGCGGCGCCAGGACAGGCGAGGGAT GGAGGGTAGCAAACTCAAGTCTCGCATCATCACCTGGGAGCCCTCAGAAGACTTCATCAGGAACAACCATGCCATTAACACACCTCTTCAGACCATGTACATTATGGCAGACCTGGGGCCCTATGGAAA GCTTGGCTATAAGACGTATGAGCATGTCCTCTGCATTCTGAAGGTGGACAGCAATGGCGTGATCACGGTGAAGCCCGACTTCACTGGCATCAAAGGACCCTACAG AATCGAGACTGAAGGGGAGAAGCAGGAACATACTTCCGCTTGGAAATACACAGTCGACAACGTGTCCTCCCTCGcacagccagaggaggaggagcgggAACAGCGTGTGTTCAAGGAC CTTTATGGCCGTCACAAGGAGTATCTCAGCAGCCTCGTGGGCACAGACTTTGAGATG ACCGCCCCGGGTGCCCTCCGGCTCTTCGTAAATGGAGAGGTAG TTTCAGCCCAAGGCTATGAGTATGACAACCTGTACATCCACTTCTTTGTGGAGCTGCCAGAGACGA ACTGGTCAAGCCCATCCTTCCCGCAGTTCTCAGGAGTAACCCAGACCTGTGCCACCAAATCCGTGGGAATG GACAAGGTGGCCTATTTCTCCTACCCGTTCACATTCGAAGCCTTCTTTCTCCACGAGGACGAATCGGCTG ATGCCCGCCCGGAGTGGCCCGTGCTCTACTGTAAGGTCCTGTCACTGGACTTCTGGCAGAGGTACCGTGTGGAAGGCTATGGGGCTGTGGTACTGCCTGCCACCCCAG GCTCACACACCCTGACCATCTCCACGTGGAGGCCCATGGAGCTGGGCCTTGTGGCAGAGCTAAGGAGGTTCTTCATTGGcggctccctggagctggaggaccCCTCCTACGTGAGGATCCCGGGAACCTTCAAG GGCTTTCATGGAATCGAGCTCCCTCCGGAAACAGATGCGGAGCGTGTTGGACCGCCTGGAAGGGTTCAGCCAGCAGAGTTCCACGCACAATGTGCTAG AAGCCTTCCGCCGAGCCCGGCGCCGCATGCAGGAGGCCCGGGAGAGCCTCCCCCAGGACCTCGTGAGCCCCTCAGGAACACTGGCCTagctctctgcagccctggcctaTGGAACAAGAGACGAGGTGAAGGATGTCTTCATCCAGTGCTCTCTCACGTCGTATTGCTTTTTAGAGACCACATTGGTCTACCAAACTGGATATTCTAG
- the Mks1 gene encoding Meckel syndrome type 1 protein isoform X2: MAEAVWSTDTGEAVYRSRDPVRNLRLRVHLQRVTPSNFLHYQPAAQMGKDLIDLATFRPPQVASGHRPDEEEEEEAVIGWQEKLFSQFEVDLYQNESACQSPLDHQYRQEILKLENSGGRKNRRIFTYTDSDRYTDLEEYCQKITSAASETPSFLVERMANVRRRRQDRRGMEGSKLKSRIITWEPSEDFIRNNHAINTPLQTMYIMADLGPYGKLGYKTYEHVLCILKVDSNGVITVKPDFTGIKGPYRIETEGEKQEHTSAWKYTVDNVSSLAQPEEEEREQRVFKDLYGRHKEYLSSLVGTDFEMTAPGALRLFVNGEVVSAQGYEYDNLYIHFFVELPETNWSSPSFPQFSGVTQTCATKSVGMDKVAYFSYPFTFEAFFLHEDESADARPEWPVLYCKVLSLDFWQRYRVEGYGAVVLPATPGSHTLTISTWRPMELGLVAELRRFFIGGSLELEDPSYVRIPGTFKTRNTNGGTASGLQCAQTDPVSAVCPGGASEPLWIPH, encoded by the exons ATGGCGGAAGCGGTCTGGAGCACTGACACCGGCGAGGCCGTATATCGCTCCCGGGACCCCGTGCGCAACCTGCGCCTCCG AGTTCATCTGCAAAGAGTCACACCAAGCAACTTCCTTCATTACCAGCCTGCTGCTCAGATGGGGAAGGACCTCATAGACTTGGCCACTTTTAGGCCTCCTCAAGTTGCTA GTGGACACCGCcctgatgaggaagaggaggaagaggctgtgaTTGGGTGGCAGGAGAAACTCTTCAGCCAG TTTGAAGTAGATCTGTACCAAAATGAGTCTGCGTGTCAGAGTCCATTGGATCATCAGTACCGCCAAGAGATCCTGAAGCTGGAGAATTCGGGCGGCAGGAAAAACCGGAGGATCTTCACCTACACTGACTCTGATAGATACACCGACTTGGAAGAG TACTGTCAGAAAATAACCTCTGCGGCCAGCGAGACGCCATCATTTCTGGTTGAACGGATGGCCAACGTCAGGCGGCGGCGCCAGGACAGGCGAGGGAT GGAGGGTAGCAAACTCAAGTCTCGCATCATCACCTGGGAGCCCTCAGAAGACTTCATCAGGAACAACCATGCCATTAACACACCTCTTCAGACCATGTACATTATGGCAGACCTGGGGCCCTATGGAAA GCTTGGCTATAAGACGTATGAGCATGTCCTCTGCATTCTGAAGGTGGACAGCAATGGCGTGATCACGGTGAAGCCCGACTTCACTGGCATCAAAGGACCCTACAG AATCGAGACTGAAGGGGAGAAGCAGGAACATACTTCCGCTTGGAAATACACAGTCGACAACGTGTCCTCCCTCGcacagccagaggaggaggagcgggAACAGCGTGTGTTCAAGGAC CTTTATGGCCGTCACAAGGAGTATCTCAGCAGCCTCGTGGGCACAGACTTTGAGATG ACCGCCCCGGGTGCCCTCCGGCTCTTCGTAAATGGAGAGGTAG TTTCAGCCCAAGGCTATGAGTATGACAACCTGTACATCCACTTCTTTGTGGAGCTGCCAGAGACGA ACTGGTCAAGCCCATCCTTCCCGCAGTTCTCAGGAGTAACCCAGACCTGTGCCACCAAATCCGTGGGAATG GACAAGGTGGCCTATTTCTCCTACCCGTTCACATTCGAAGCCTTCTTTCTCCACGAGGACGAATCGGCTG ATGCCCGCCCGGAGTGGCCCGTGCTCTACTGTAAGGTCCTGTCACTGGACTTCTGGCAGAGGTACCGTGTGGAAGGCTATGGGGCTGTGGTACTGCCTGCCACCCCAG GCTCACACACCCTGACCATCTCCACGTGGAGGCCCATGGAGCTGGGCCTTGTGGCAGAGCTAAGGAGGTTCTTCATTGGcggctccctggagctggaggaccCCTCCTACGTGAGGATCCCGGGAACCTTCAAG ACTAGGAATACAAACGGCGGCACAGCCTCCGGTCTGCAGTGTGCACAGACTGATCCTGTCTCGGCTGTGTGCCCAGGGGGAGCGTCTGAGCCGCTTTGGATTCCGCACTGA
- the Mks1 gene encoding Meckel syndrome type 1 protein isoform X5, producing MAEAVWSTDTGEAVYRSRDPVRNLRLRVHLQRVTPSNFLHYQPAAQMGKDLIDLATFRPPQVASGHRPDEEEEEEAVIGWQEKLFSQFEVDLYQNESACQSPLDHQYRQEILKLENSGGRKNRRIFTYTDSDRYTDLEEYCQKITSAASETPSFLVERMANVRRRRQDRRGMEGSKLKSRIITWEPSEDFIRNNHAINTPLQTMYIMADLGPYGKLGYKTYEHVLCILKVDSNGVITVKPDFTGIKGPYRIETEGEKQEHTSAWKYTVDNVSSLAQPEEEEREQRVFKDLYGRHKEYLSSLVGTDFEMTAPGALRLFVNGEVVSAQGYEYDNLYIHFFVELPETNWSSPSFPQFSGVTQTCATKSVGMDKVAYFSYPFTFEAFFLHEDESADARPEWPVLYCKVLSLDFWQRYRVEGYGAVVLPATPGLSWNRAPSGNRCGACWTAWKGSASRVPRTMC from the exons ATGGCGGAAGCGGTCTGGAGCACTGACACCGGCGAGGCCGTATATCGCTCCCGGGACCCCGTGCGCAACCTGCGCCTCCG AGTTCATCTGCAAAGAGTCACACCAAGCAACTTCCTTCATTACCAGCCTGCTGCTCAGATGGGGAAGGACCTCATAGACTTGGCCACTTTTAGGCCTCCTCAAGTTGCTA GTGGACACCGCcctgatgaggaagaggaggaagaggctgtgaTTGGGTGGCAGGAGAAACTCTTCAGCCAG TTTGAAGTAGATCTGTACCAAAATGAGTCTGCGTGTCAGAGTCCATTGGATCATCAGTACCGCCAAGAGATCCTGAAGCTGGAGAATTCGGGCGGCAGGAAAAACCGGAGGATCTTCACCTACACTGACTCTGATAGATACACCGACTTGGAAGAG TACTGTCAGAAAATAACCTCTGCGGCCAGCGAGACGCCATCATTTCTGGTTGAACGGATGGCCAACGTCAGGCGGCGGCGCCAGGACAGGCGAGGGAT GGAGGGTAGCAAACTCAAGTCTCGCATCATCACCTGGGAGCCCTCAGAAGACTTCATCAGGAACAACCATGCCATTAACACACCTCTTCAGACCATGTACATTATGGCAGACCTGGGGCCCTATGGAAA GCTTGGCTATAAGACGTATGAGCATGTCCTCTGCATTCTGAAGGTGGACAGCAATGGCGTGATCACGGTGAAGCCCGACTTCACTGGCATCAAAGGACCCTACAG AATCGAGACTGAAGGGGAGAAGCAGGAACATACTTCCGCTTGGAAATACACAGTCGACAACGTGTCCTCCCTCGcacagccagaggaggaggagcgggAACAGCGTGTGTTCAAGGAC CTTTATGGCCGTCACAAGGAGTATCTCAGCAGCCTCGTGGGCACAGACTTTGAGATG ACCGCCCCGGGTGCCCTCCGGCTCTTCGTAAATGGAGAGGTAG TTTCAGCCCAAGGCTATGAGTATGACAACCTGTACATCCACTTCTTTGTGGAGCTGCCAGAGACGA ACTGGTCAAGCCCATCCTTCCCGCAGTTCTCAGGAGTAACCCAGACCTGTGCCACCAAATCCGTGGGAATG GACAAGGTGGCCTATTTCTCCTACCCGTTCACATTCGAAGCCTTCTTTCTCCACGAGGACGAATCGGCTG ATGCCCGCCCGGAGTGGCCCGTGCTCTACTGTAAGGTCCTGTCACTGGACTTCTGGCAGAGGTACCGTGTGGAAGGCTATGGGGCTGTGGTACTGCCTGCCACCCCAG GGCTTTCATGGAATCGAGCTCCCTCCGGAAACAGATGCGGAGCGTGTTGGACCGCCTGGAAGGGTTCAGCCAGCAGAGTTCCACGCACAATGTGCTAG
- the Mks1 gene encoding Meckel syndrome type 1 protein isoform X1: MAEAVWSTDTGEAVYRSRDPVRNLRLRVHLQRVTPSNFLHYQPAAQMGKDLIDLATFRPPQVASGHRPDEEEEEEAVIGWQEKLFSQFEVDLYQNESACQSPLDHQYRQEILKLENSGGRKNRRIFTYTDSDRYTDLEEYCQKITSAASETPSFLVERMANVRRRRQDRRGMEGSKLKSRIITWEPSEDFIRNNHAINTPLQTMYIMADLGPYGKLGYKTYEHVLCILKVDSNGVITVKPDFTGIKGPYRIETEGEKQEHTSAWKYTVDNVSSLAQPEEEEREQRVFKDLYGRHKEYLSSLVGTDFEMTAPGALRLFVNGEVVSAQGYEYDNLYIHFFVELPETNWSSPSFPQFSGVTQTCATKSVGMDKVAYFSYPFTFEAFFLHEDESADARPEWPVLYCKVLSLDFWQRYRVEGYGAVVLPATPGSHTLTISTWRPMELGLVAELRRFFIGGSLELEDPSYVRIPGTFKGERLSRFGFRTETTGSVTFRLHCLQQSRAFMESSSLRKQMRSVLDRLEGFSQQSSTHNVLEAFRRARRRMQEARESLPQDLVSPSGTLA; this comes from the exons ATGGCGGAAGCGGTCTGGAGCACTGACACCGGCGAGGCCGTATATCGCTCCCGGGACCCCGTGCGCAACCTGCGCCTCCG AGTTCATCTGCAAAGAGTCACACCAAGCAACTTCCTTCATTACCAGCCTGCTGCTCAGATGGGGAAGGACCTCATAGACTTGGCCACTTTTAGGCCTCCTCAAGTTGCTA GTGGACACCGCcctgatgaggaagaggaggaagaggctgtgaTTGGGTGGCAGGAGAAACTCTTCAGCCAG TTTGAAGTAGATCTGTACCAAAATGAGTCTGCGTGTCAGAGTCCATTGGATCATCAGTACCGCCAAGAGATCCTGAAGCTGGAGAATTCGGGCGGCAGGAAAAACCGGAGGATCTTCACCTACACTGACTCTGATAGATACACCGACTTGGAAGAG TACTGTCAGAAAATAACCTCTGCGGCCAGCGAGACGCCATCATTTCTGGTTGAACGGATGGCCAACGTCAGGCGGCGGCGCCAGGACAGGCGAGGGAT GGAGGGTAGCAAACTCAAGTCTCGCATCATCACCTGGGAGCCCTCAGAAGACTTCATCAGGAACAACCATGCCATTAACACACCTCTTCAGACCATGTACATTATGGCAGACCTGGGGCCCTATGGAAA GCTTGGCTATAAGACGTATGAGCATGTCCTCTGCATTCTGAAGGTGGACAGCAATGGCGTGATCACGGTGAAGCCCGACTTCACTGGCATCAAAGGACCCTACAG AATCGAGACTGAAGGGGAGAAGCAGGAACATACTTCCGCTTGGAAATACACAGTCGACAACGTGTCCTCCCTCGcacagccagaggaggaggagcgggAACAGCGTGTGTTCAAGGAC CTTTATGGCCGTCACAAGGAGTATCTCAGCAGCCTCGTGGGCACAGACTTTGAGATG ACCGCCCCGGGTGCCCTCCGGCTCTTCGTAAATGGAGAGGTAG TTTCAGCCCAAGGCTATGAGTATGACAACCTGTACATCCACTTCTTTGTGGAGCTGCCAGAGACGA ACTGGTCAAGCCCATCCTTCCCGCAGTTCTCAGGAGTAACCCAGACCTGTGCCACCAAATCCGTGGGAATG GACAAGGTGGCCTATTTCTCCTACCCGTTCACATTCGAAGCCTTCTTTCTCCACGAGGACGAATCGGCTG ATGCCCGCCCGGAGTGGCCCGTGCTCTACTGTAAGGTCCTGTCACTGGACTTCTGGCAGAGGTACCGTGTGGAAGGCTATGGGGCTGTGGTACTGCCTGCCACCCCAG GCTCACACACCCTGACCATCTCCACGTGGAGGCCCATGGAGCTGGGCCTTGTGGCAGAGCTAAGGAGGTTCTTCATTGGcggctccctggagctggaggaccCCTCCTACGTGAGGATCCCGGGAACCTTCAAG GGGGAGCGTCTGAGCCGCTTTGGATTCCGCACTGAGACCACGGGTTCTGTCACCTTCCGTTTGCACTGCCTGCAGCAGTCCAG GGCTTTCATGGAATCGAGCTCCCTCCGGAAACAGATGCGGAGCGTGTTGGACCGCCTGGAAGGGTTCAGCCAGCAGAGTTCCACGCACAATGTGCTAG AAGCCTTCCGCCGAGCCCGGCGCCGCATGCAGGAGGCCCGGGAGAGCCTCCCCCAGGACCTCGTGAGCCCCTCAGGAACACTGGCCTag
- the Mks1 gene encoding Meckel syndrome type 1 protein isoform X3 encodes MANVRRRRQDRRGMEGSKLKSRIITWEPSEDFIRNNHAINTPLQTMYIMADLGPYGKLGYKTYEHVLCILKVDSNGVITVKPDFTGIKGPYRIETEGEKQEHTSAWKYTVDNVSSLAQPEEEEREQRVFKDLYGRHKEYLSSLVGTDFEMTAPGALRLFVNGEVVSAQGYEYDNLYIHFFVELPETNWSSPSFPQFSGVTQTCATKSVGMDKVAYFSYPFTFEAFFLHEDESADARPEWPVLYCKVLSLDFWQRYRVEGYGAVVLPATPGSHTLTISTWRPMELGLVAELRRFFIGGSLELEDPSYVRIPGTFKGERLSRFGFRTETTGSVTFRLHCLQQSRAFMESSSLRKQMRSVLDRLEGFSQQSSTHNVLEAFRRARRRMQEARESLPQDLVSPSGTLA; translated from the exons ATGGCCAACGTCAGGCGGCGGCGCCAGGACAGGCGAGGGAT GGAGGGTAGCAAACTCAAGTCTCGCATCATCACCTGGGAGCCCTCAGAAGACTTCATCAGGAACAACCATGCCATTAACACACCTCTTCAGACCATGTACATTATGGCAGACCTGGGGCCCTATGGAAA GCTTGGCTATAAGACGTATGAGCATGTCCTCTGCATTCTGAAGGTGGACAGCAATGGCGTGATCACGGTGAAGCCCGACTTCACTGGCATCAAAGGACCCTACAG AATCGAGACTGAAGGGGAGAAGCAGGAACATACTTCCGCTTGGAAATACACAGTCGACAACGTGTCCTCCCTCGcacagccagaggaggaggagcgggAACAGCGTGTGTTCAAGGAC CTTTATGGCCGTCACAAGGAGTATCTCAGCAGCCTCGTGGGCACAGACTTTGAGATG ACCGCCCCGGGTGCCCTCCGGCTCTTCGTAAATGGAGAGGTAG TTTCAGCCCAAGGCTATGAGTATGACAACCTGTACATCCACTTCTTTGTGGAGCTGCCAGAGACGA ACTGGTCAAGCCCATCCTTCCCGCAGTTCTCAGGAGTAACCCAGACCTGTGCCACCAAATCCGTGGGAATG GACAAGGTGGCCTATTTCTCCTACCCGTTCACATTCGAAGCCTTCTTTCTCCACGAGGACGAATCGGCTG ATGCCCGCCCGGAGTGGCCCGTGCTCTACTGTAAGGTCCTGTCACTGGACTTCTGGCAGAGGTACCGTGTGGAAGGCTATGGGGCTGTGGTACTGCCTGCCACCCCAG GCTCACACACCCTGACCATCTCCACGTGGAGGCCCATGGAGCTGGGCCTTGTGGCAGAGCTAAGGAGGTTCTTCATTGGcggctccctggagctggaggaccCCTCCTACGTGAGGATCCCGGGAACCTTCAAG GGGGAGCGTCTGAGCCGCTTTGGATTCCGCACTGAGACCACGGGTTCTGTCACCTTCCGTTTGCACTGCCTGCAGCAGTCCAG GGCTTTCATGGAATCGAGCTCCCTCCGGAAACAGATGCGGAGCGTGTTGGACCGCCTGGAAGGGTTCAGCCAGCAGAGTTCCACGCACAATGTGCTAG AAGCCTTCCGCCGAGCCCGGCGCCGCATGCAGGAGGCCCGGGAGAGCCTCCCCCAGGACCTCGTGAGCCCCTCAGGAACACTGGCCTag